Proteins co-encoded in one Ferviditalea candida genomic window:
- a CDS encoding AAA family ATPase, whose amino-acid sequence MLNTGIYERLCTQIVGRKNEIGIILAAIRAKQPILLIGMPGVSKTTILSAISKELNGEGRLFQATGDEQLSAYSLVGTFDPALVIKEGYKQEYFLPGPLTKAMRQGGILYIEEFNRAPSGALNVLMTALSDGYIEIPHYGRVVAESGFSLIGSSNPIDDIGTERLSRGLADRFVMLELGYQSEEEETEILRRKHPGWSGDWLSYAIRIARDSRVHPDLRYGSSIRGPIDFLSLLNGWAKPSSEIILASGVAAFLSKIQVKPSSGRTGAEVIREIMEKNMPPKGYERLFEQWQKASDFTDQDSSGGALVEAGGGEASENSSGGAVRENSGPSPPILEMAWKGSGAGGVRGASDRRPHEVPFMDLQVRLTYEVEHLKQYRSQPWISLKEVEQWGEQTIASIRSGQSSLYGKEGVRLSSKSWQQAAGGEIDIEGTLGRLMGAPRSIQPDDIRIRYRAPMKKNFIVFIDHSGSMVGRKLGISAVLAGALARLGTREQSRYGVYAFDQEISAIKQLHQPRDMKSVIHEIMHLPEGRSTDLSAVLLFASQLLDEYEATEMILVSDCMPTRGEKMFASLNRLVQKIPSLHICYVGSQSGSDFTVETLNGTAKLDLYGWWGYKWAGADRFYVIHDLSDVPQAVHAMVGHQSGILV is encoded by the coding sequence ATGCTGAATACGGGTATTTATGAAAGACTATGCACGCAGATTGTCGGCCGAAAAAATGAAATCGGCATCATTTTGGCGGCTATTCGGGCCAAACAGCCTATTTTGCTGATTGGAATGCCGGGTGTTTCCAAAACTACCATATTGAGCGCGATATCAAAAGAACTTAACGGGGAAGGGCGTCTATTTCAAGCTACCGGGGATGAGCAGCTAAGCGCCTATTCCCTGGTCGGCACCTTTGATCCCGCTTTAGTTATTAAAGAGGGCTACAAACAAGAATATTTTCTTCCCGGTCCATTGACGAAAGCGATGCGGCAAGGGGGGATTTTATATATCGAGGAATTCAACCGGGCGCCAAGCGGAGCGCTGAATGTGTTGATGACGGCGCTGTCGGACGGCTATATTGAAATTCCCCATTACGGAAGAGTGGTCGCCGAGTCCGGATTTTCGTTGATCGGTTCCAGCAATCCCATAGATGATATCGGTACGGAAAGATTGTCAAGAGGTTTGGCGGACCGTTTTGTCATGCTGGAATTAGGCTATCAATCGGAGGAAGAAGAAACCGAGATTTTGCGAAGGAAGCATCCGGGTTGGAGTGGGGATTGGCTGTCATACGCTATTCGGATCGCACGCGATTCAAGGGTGCATCCCGATCTGCGTTACGGTTCTTCGATCAGGGGGCCGATCGACTTTTTAAGTCTGTTGAACGGTTGGGCGAAGCCTTCATCCGAAATCATTCTGGCATCCGGAGTGGCCGCTTTTCTAAGCAAAATTCAAGTAAAGCCTTCCAGCGGACGCACGGGAGCTGAGGTCATCCGTGAAATCATGGAGAAAAACATGCCTCCCAAAGGTTATGAAAGGCTGTTTGAGCAGTGGCAAAAGGCAAGTGATTTTACCGATCAGGATTCGTCCGGAGGGGCCTTGGTAGAAGCCGGCGGCGGTGAAGCATCGGAAAACAGCAGCGGCGGTGCTGTCCGGGAGAATTCCGGCCCATCCCCGCCGATCCTTGAAATGGCGTGGAAAGGCTCGGGAGCGGGAGGGGTTCGCGGAGCTTCGGATCGAAGGCCGCATGAAGTTCCTTTCATGGATCTGCAGGTCCGTTTGACTTATGAAGTGGAGCATTTGAAGCAATATCGGTCCCAGCCCTGGATATCCTTGAAAGAAGTGGAGCAATGGGGCGAGCAAACGATAGCGTCCATTCGCAGTGGCCAGTCAAGCTTATACGGAAAGGAGGGGGTAAGGCTTTCAAGCAAATCGTGGCAGCAAGCGGCCGGCGGCGAAATCGATATCGAAGGAACTTTGGGCCGGCTGATGGGAGCGCCGCGCAGCATTCAACCGGATGATATCCGAATCCGGTACCGGGCTCCCATGAAGAAAAATTTTATCGTATTTATCGATCATTCCGGTTCGATGGTCGGCAGGAAGCTGGGGATTTCCGCCGTATTGGCGGGAGCTTTGGCCCGGCTGGGCACCAGAGAGCAAAGCAGATACGGAGTATACGCATTTGATCAGGAAATCAGCGCGATCAAACAGCTTCATCAGCCTCGCGATATGAAATCCGTGATTCATGAAATTATGCATTTGCCGGAAGGAAGAAGTACGGATTTGTCAGCCGTGCTTCTCTTCGCCTCGCAGCTGTTGGATGAATATGAAGCAACCGAGATGATCCTTGTCAGCGACTGCATGCCGACACGCGGCGAGAAAATGTTCGCCAGTCTGAATCGGCTCGTCCAGAAAATTCCCAGTCTGCACATCTGCTATGTAGGAAGCCAGTCTGGCAGCGACTTTACAGTGGAAACGCTTAACGGAACCGCAAAGTTAGATCTGTACGGTTGGTGGGGGTACAAATGGGCAGGCGCAGATCGATTTTACGTCATCCATGATTTATCCGACGTGCCCCAAGCGGTCCATGCAATGGTTGGCCATCAAAGTGGTATTCTTGTGTGA
- a CDS encoding purine-cytosine permease family protein: MSNVNAELHRVEEDMEHVILEEEYEHESVPLKARKGVLSVSAVWMGFPMIITGALTGSAIVAGIGFTKGMWAILLGNLIMFAYVGTLGVLSTKKGYNFALQASTTFGRKGYVVASGLLSTLIIGWFAVQTGLTGTFMHDAFGANLFAMTLLAGLLYMAVTFIGIKALSYIGIVSAPLFVVLGLWAVTDVVSQSGWSAITSFAGNTATPLSFGVAITMVIALFADAGTMTGDFNRWAKNPRDSLIATFSAFPFANVVALVFGGILTASVAKTDIFRFFADKGGFLAVLAVLFLFINLGSVCSHCLYNGAVGWSHIVGGRMRVATIILGAIGIFAAVMGIWSFFINWLTLLGILVPPIGGIIIVDQFFLRKGADIAENIRVKPFVAWGIGSAVALIVEFNAPHFSTAVVGLIVAAIVYWIIAANEKASAIQSSTASRRI, from the coding sequence ATGTCAAATGTTAACGCAGAACTGCATCGTGTGGAAGAAGATATGGAGCACGTCATCTTGGAAGAGGAGTATGAACACGAATCGGTTCCTCTCAAAGCCAGAAAAGGCGTATTGTCTGTGTCAGCGGTATGGATGGGCTTTCCGATGATCATTACCGGCGCGCTCACCGGTTCGGCCATTGTTGCCGGCATTGGCTTCACCAAAGGCATGTGGGCTATTCTGCTGGGTAATTTGATCATGTTTGCCTATGTCGGCACGCTTGGCGTCCTATCGACGAAAAAAGGCTATAACTTCGCTCTTCAAGCCTCTACAACGTTCGGCCGGAAAGGCTATGTTGTTGCCTCCGGTCTATTATCGACCCTGATTATCGGATGGTTTGCGGTGCAGACAGGTTTGACGGGAACCTTTATGCATGACGCGTTTGGCGCCAATTTGTTTGCGATGACCTTGCTGGCGGGTCTCCTGTATATGGCAGTCACGTTTATAGGAATTAAAGCGCTTTCCTACATCGGAATCGTTTCAGCCCCGCTGTTTGTCGTTCTCGGTTTATGGGCCGTCACCGATGTTGTCTCCCAATCGGGATGGAGCGCGATTACTTCCTTTGCGGGAAATACAGCGACTCCATTATCGTTCGGTGTAGCAATTACGATGGTCATCGCGTTGTTTGCCGATGCTGGTACCATGACCGGCGATTTCAACCGTTGGGCTAAAAATCCCAGGGATTCACTCATCGCTACGTTCTCCGCTTTCCCCTTTGCCAATGTGGTTGCTTTAGTTTTCGGAGGGATTCTCACCGCTTCCGTAGCCAAAACGGACATCTTCCGTTTCTTTGCCGACAAGGGCGGATTTTTGGCGGTATTGGCAGTTCTGTTCTTGTTCATCAATCTCGGGTCGGTTTGTTCCCACTGTCTTTACAATGGTGCGGTAGGTTGGTCCCATATCGTGGGAGGACGCATGAGGGTGGCCACCATCATATTGGGAGCGATTGGAATTTTCGCGGCGGTCATGGGGATTTGGAGCTTCTTCATTAACTGGTTGACGCTTCTCGGTATTCTGGTCCCGCCGATTGGAGGAATTATTATTGTAGACCAATTTTTCTTGAGAAAAGGCGCGGATATTGCCGAGAATATTCGGGTCAAGCCGTTCGTCGCCTGGGGGATTGGTTCGGCGGTGGCTTTAATCGTGGAATTTAACGCCCCTCATTTTTCAACTGCAGTGGTCGGTTTAATCGTGGCAGCGATTGTTTACTGGATCATTGCAGCGAATGAAAAGGCGAGCGCGATTCAAAGCTCCACCGCCTCAAGAAGAATTTAA
- a CDS encoding GntR family transcriptional regulator — translation MSSEIIKVESVQGKVYEKLREQIINRQLIPGEKITIRQIAEAYGVSVMPVREALRQLQSEGLVTYDRRGVTIKLLSAHEVQQIMEIRNRLEILAAEWALPNLKKSNEQRFEEIVREMDNQMGDVNLWRSLNRQFHLEFYAMSGSKQLMQIIENLWVAIEPYMRLYTSTVASLEFAQRQHHEILETIRKKDTEKLKQLISTHIGHTAKVILENF, via the coding sequence ATGTCATCGGAAATCATAAAAGTAGAATCTGTACAGGGAAAAGTCTATGAGAAATTAAGAGAACAAATCATCAATCGTCAATTGATTCCCGGCGAGAAAATAACGATCCGGCAAATTGCGGAGGCATATGGAGTCAGTGTGATGCCTGTGCGGGAAGCATTGCGGCAGTTGCAGTCGGAAGGTTTGGTTACATATGATCGCCGAGGAGTAACGATCAAGCTTTTATCGGCTCACGAAGTCCAGCAAATCATGGAAATCCGCAATCGCCTTGAAATCTTGGCGGCCGAATGGGCTTTGCCGAATCTGAAAAAGTCAAATGAGCAAAGGTTCGAAGAAATCGTTCGTGAAATGGACAATCAAATGGGCGATGTGAATCTATGGAGATCATTAAACCGCCAGTTTCATTTAGAATTTTATGCGATGTCCGGGTCCAAGCAATTAATGCAGATAATTGAAAATTTATGGGTTGCCATCGAACCTTATATGCGTTTGTACACTTCTACGGTCGCCTCACTGGAATTCGCCCAAAGACAGCATCATGAAATACTTGAAACCATTCGCAAAAAGGATACTGAAAAATTGAAGCAATTGATCAGCACGCATATTGGACATACAGCAAAAGTCATTTTGGAAAATTTTTGA
- a CDS encoding substrate-binding domain-containing protein, with the protein MTNDSSYTTDEISKLLKISKLTVYDLIKKGELPAYRVGKQMRVDAADLDAYKMKSKGGTVLPPRAEAEQVYPGVRPIVITGQDISLDSLAKHIEKKTKNYRPLRSYAGSMDSLIAMYRGEADIVSIHLLDGDSGEYNLPYVRKILVGFSYIVINLMSRTAGIYMQKGNPRKIRSWSDLQQPGLRIVNREKGSGARVLFDEQLRLHGIPTAAINGYETEESSHMGVAGKVAIGEADAGVGIEKAAMLVGVDFIPLIRERYDLIILKNRQNSELIEVLKSILQSEAFHRELTSIGGYDLSSTGKVFLET; encoded by the coding sequence ATGACGAACGATTCATCCTACACGACCGATGAAATTTCAAAGCTTCTCAAAATTTCCAAGTTGACGGTTTATGACTTGATTAAAAAAGGCGAATTGCCCGCTTACAGAGTCGGAAAACAAATGCGGGTCGATGCAGCCGATTTGGATGCTTATAAAATGAAGTCCAAGGGAGGAACCGTTCTACCGCCGAGAGCGGAGGCCGAACAGGTGTATCCCGGAGTCAGACCGATCGTCATCACCGGACAGGACATCAGTCTGGATAGTTTAGCCAAACATATAGAAAAAAAGACAAAAAACTATAGGCCTCTCCGTTCTTACGCAGGCAGCATGGACAGTTTAATCGCGATGTACCGCGGTGAGGCGGACATTGTCAGCATTCATTTGCTGGATGGCGATTCGGGAGAATATAATCTTCCTTATGTCCGCAAAATTCTTGTCGGGTTTTCCTACATTGTGATCAACCTGATGTCCCGGACGGCAGGAATTTATATGCAAAAAGGCAATCCCAGGAAGATTCGAAGCTGGTCGGATTTGCAGCAGCCCGGTCTTAGGATAGTAAACCGGGAAAAAGGCTCCGGCGCAAGAGTGCTGTTTGATGAGCAATTGCGGCTTCACGGCATTCCGACAGCAGCGATTAACGGTTATGAAACCGAAGAATCGAGTCACATGGGGGTTGCCGGCAAAGTGGCAATCGGGGAAGCCGATGCCGGTGTCGGCATCGAGAAAGCCGCGATGCTTGTAGGGGTTGATTTTATCCCACTTATCCGGGAACGGTATGATCTAATTATCTTGAAAAACCGTCAAAATTCGGAGCTGATTGAGGTGCTCAAATCGATTTTGCAATCGGAGGCATTCCATCGGGAGCTAACATCGATCGGCGGATACGATCTATCCAGTACCGGTAAAGTGTTTTTGGAAACATAA